In a single window of the Scophthalmus maximus strain ysfricsl-2021 chromosome 18, ASM2237912v1, whole genome shotgun sequence genome:
- the tdrd15 gene encoding tudor domain-containing protein 15, whose product MTVTAAAAAAMQSVGSEHQQSRDCGPSATCALWPVDMKITHIDWNSEATLIHFQGQYLTICDLDYNILQGEIQSTPKTKAAVDIGEFCLVEDLASARWYRGRVQNRKVDLFDIFLVDHGNILSVDIAHVSSCSNDLFILPAKIVCGFLANVLLLESCSHSVMEEYFSSLIGRNVTGYIQALLPHKILLLEAPDINNDLVRHGFGRHVDTHTFIFLVEMLTEVPLNQNIQPVPDLLIEKQRGHEFCFKPSGLQGYENILPRCRPVLSCGTCAKVRVTAAVNPRLFYCQMANMKTDLCEMSKKLAAVCEHRTKVCSQTTPENLGLLCSVKSKDGKWYRGFVQCLPINSHIRVLFIDYGFFESVKVENVHKLPPDLYSTPIVAFPCSLSCLGDQDETVRTQQLSLLKTGLLGGVLDMEISSFDEEQHLYTVTLVGAGDNNVKEPQPIKGLPRREEESVSEKEELPPKGGYLYYETIMRRALGKKLEAEEVQVDSVFVGYVEHVLNPNHFWIRTQKRNHEFEEMMTKMTDHFSRVKLDEDVLLNPEPGTLCCAVYEKDMHFYRGVVTDILEHGAEVLFIDFGNVEKVPHMLIKKIPEAFASKSAFAFSCTLLNVIPLDEVWSCGTSDFFRRAVTNKALLVHVVHMRKSKFVVDLFEMGCYNKQSITDLLISSKQLENWSTSVEPVVQNADATARSSVATDIGGNTEQSEDKGREEDTCKNEIKVPQAPVSFKALCIKPGFEFAVNCINISSPTEFWCQPQGNVPALEELMDKIQQYYSTNTAPLQSGVACCVAKSPLDGRWHRAFIIEKQKNHARVMLIDYGFTVQIKEENLEAILQEYVHLEGQAFRCSLSNLIEPTDSKSCGSWSPELCNAMKKFVLDSNNGLRCKVVSQMNMRHKGLCNVVDLYNTRTQQSVTNRLMELGLAREATVATKQLPTVSPETFVYSSYDLSPGNEEQVYVTHVSSQRDVYCQLARNTEIIDQLEKKIFEESEKMTQASARAVVRKLCLAKYFDGKWYRGLAHPVQSPLHLSVFFVDYGNKSIPEKTNVAFIPRDAADLLHTPMQALRCCLASVPKEELYADVKEWLDKEILNKQVKAVVLGKSEDGSFDVALHAGDVNINEKVNELILSLSPKQKAAVTFSKGTRTKTPRALHMGTTETTVKCKRPAERKSLNRPTSNPCRGTQVRNALPKKREYTNTAHGEAQNQKPKDKPHNVNKTKGCSPVKPLGNTVQLDTNTKSERPQNTNIAEMHQLSCLPDKKVSVGLRTKCFTSHIDSVDRFFLQVSEDEPAILKMAEDLNLSVFRNSLKTATSLRINDLVLAVYEEDGALYRSLVKDREGSACFVVEFIDYGNSAVVGKEKIYLMPKECLSQPRFSFSCCLSDTSAFENDASFTDAVTEKPLMVDFVCQDGPLWKVKVEILDGEAGVSEALEAAVDSGPTNENERGEAPASSTEMEPRVSSCEQHNLKVEMSTNQTTTSERITLETPAVAPTELKVKTSRRHSGPTTTTSNLKRNPRKTSTSSVKAEGNGADAFVPPTIRAKDRETVSVLSVQSNGDFYVRLARTSFLLAALESCIADDANRCEMMVEDDVKQGLKCLVQVHTGEWQRAVVHHVGGGKCEVLLVDQGTTEDIPSASIRRQCADLNRIPNLAVLCKMNCLGFSEGEDAAKFWCDTLKPMVGKEVNLVFVCYSEAENIWMVEIVVNGLFLIRQMASLQRNKETITSNAETQNEEPISDTSLPQQLALAPIDIDKVNLGFAAAVTTPFEFCVVLEDLLLTMNRVSVLLDELPGRTSPLAEAHLVPGACCLFKSDSKNKWCRTEIVHVDTTVVLYLVDYGHYEGMPREDGPKLQRLPEALIELPRVTCPCILRGVKPVGEDGQWSDEAAVFFQRRLYRKHLQIFFRELVSNTHWKVDVLADGVHVAKELVDAGHADYIDVMLGLRFQEQVSCEDPRDPDSERESDLLTEVAEEAEGRTSLGTSSGSRRCVVM is encoded by the exons ATGAcagttactgctgctgctgctgctgccatgcaGTCTGTGGGCTCCGAACATCAACA GTCTCGGGATTGTGGTCCATCAGCAACATGTGCCCTTTGGCCAGTGGACATGAAGATAACACACATAGACTGGAACTCGGAAGCCACCCTAATTCACTTCCAGGGCCAGTACCTTACCATATGTGACCTGGACTACAACATCCTGCAGGGAGAAATACAGAGCACACCAAAGACAAAAGCAGCGGTGGACATTGGAGAGTTTTGCCTCGTCGAAGATTTGGCTTCTGCCCGCTGGTACAGAGGAAGAGTTCAGAACAGGAAAGTAGACTTGTTTGACATATTCCTCGTAGATCACGGTAACATCTTGAGTGTCGACATTGCCCACGTGTCTTCCTGTTCAAACGACCTGTTCATCCTGCCTGCAAAAATAGTCTGTGGCTTCCTTGCAAATGTGTTGCTGCTTGAAAGTTGTTCTCATTCTGTAATGGAGGAATACTTCTCAAGCCTGATTGGAAGAAATGTCACAGGTTACATTCAAGCCCTCCTGCCACACAAAATCCTTCTGTTGGAAGCCCCTGACATCAACAACGACCTTGTTAGACATGGGTTTGGGAGACATGTGGACACGCATACCTTCATCTTTCTGGTTGAGATGCTCACAGAGGTGCCGCTCAACCAAAACATCCAGCCAGTTCCTGACTTGCTCATTGAAAAGCAGAGGGGACACGAGTTTTGCTTCAAACCATCTGGTTTGCAGGGATACGAAAACATTCTGCCAAGGTGTAGGCCTGTATTGAGTTGTGGGACATGTGCTAAAGTGCGAGTAACCGCCGCTGTCAACCCCAGGCTGTTTTACTGTCAGATGgcaaacatgaaaacagatcTTTGTGAAATGTCAAAGAAGCTGGCTGCAGTTTGTGAGCACAGAACCAAAGTTTGCAGTCAGACGACTCCAGAAAACCTGGGTTTACTGTGCTCAGTCAAAAGCAAAGATGGAAAATGGTACCGGGGCTTTGTGCAGTGTCTCCCCATCAACTCCCACATCAGAGTTCTGTTCATTGACTATGGATTCTTTGAATCTGTCAAAGTCGAGAACGTCCACAAGTTGCCACCTGATCTCTATTCAACACCCATTGTGGCATTCCCATGCTCGCTGTCCTGCCTGGGTGATCAGGATGAGACAGTCAGAACTCAGCAGTTGAGTCTCCTCAAGACAGGCTTGCTTGGAGGGGTGCTGGATATGGAGATCAGTAGTTTTGATGAGGAACAGCATCTGTACACCGTAACATTGGTTGGTGCTGGAGATAATAATGTGAAGGAACCACAACCTATCAAAGGGCTTCCCCGAAGGGAAGAGGAGTCTGTTTCTGAGAAGGAAGAGTTGCCACCTAAGGGTGGCTATTTGTACTATGAAACAATCATGAGAAGAGCACTGGGTAAAAAACTGGAAGCAGAAGAGGTGCAGGTAGACTCCGTCTTTGTGGGGTATGTCGAACATGTCCTGAATCCAAACCACTTCTGGATCAGAACACAAAAACGCAATCATGAGTTTGaagaaatgatgacaaaaatgacAGATCACTTCAGTCGAGTGAAGCTGGATGAAGACGTCCTCTTGAATCCCGAGCCCGGAACATTGTGCTGTGCAGTCTATGAGAAGGACATGCATTTCTACAGGGGTGTAGTGACCGACATTCTCGAGCATGGAGCTGAAGTTCTCTTTATAGATTTTGGGAATGTTGAGAAAGTGCCACACATGTTGATCAAGAAAATACCTGAGGCATTTGCCAGTAAATCAGCGTTTGCCTTCAGTTGTACTCTTTTGAATGTTATTCCCTTGGATGAAGTCTGGAGTTGCGGCACTTCTGACTTTTTCCGGCGAGCTGTCACAAACAAAGCCCTGTTGGTCCATGTTGTCCACATGAGAAAAAGCAAATTTGTTGTTGACCTCTTTGAGATGGGGTGCTACAACAAACAGAGTATCACTGATCTCCTGATTTCCTCCAAACAACTTGAAAACTGGAGCACTTCCGTGGAGCCTGTGGTGCAAAACGCAGATGCGACAGCAAGATCGAGTGTTGCGACAGACATTGGTGGGAATACAGAGCAGAGTGAAGAtaaagggagggaagaggacacatgcaaaaatgaaatcaaggTGCCTCAAGCCCCCGTCAGCTTCAAAGCTTTATGCATCAAGCCTGGGTTTGAGTTTGCAGTGAACTGCATCAACATCTCCTCTCCAACAGAATTCTGGTGCCAGCCCCAAGGTAACGTTCCAGCTTTGGAAGAACTGATGGATAAAATCCAGCAGTATTACTCGACTAACACAGCCCCCCTCCAATCGGGGGTTGCATGTTGTGTTGCAAAGTCACCTCTAGATGGACGATGGCACAGGGCCTTCATCatagagaaacagaaaaatcatgCCAGAGTGATGTTGATAGACTACGGCTTTACCGTCCAGATCAAAGAGGAAAATCTTGAGGCAATATTGCAGGAATATGTTCATTTGGAAGGACAAGCTTTCAGGTGCAGTCTTTCCAACCTGATTGAACCGACCGACTCCAAGAGCTGTGGGAGCTGGAGTCCGGAGTTGTGTAACGCTATGAAAAAGTTTGTCCTTGACAGCAACAATGGTCTAAGGTGTAAAGTTGTCTCTCAAATGAATATGAGACACAAAGGGCTGTGCAATGTTGTGGACCTCTACAATACCCGAACCCAACAGAGCGTAACGAATCGGCTCATGGAACTGGGCCTGGCAAGGGAAGCAACAGTCGCAACAAAGCAACTGCCGACAGTGTCACCCGAGACTTTTGTCTACTCTTCATACGATCTTAGTCCTGGAAATGAAGAACAAGTCTACGTGACTCACGTTAGCAGTCAGCGGGATGTCTACTGCCAACTTGCGAGAAACACTGAAATCATCGATcagctggaaaagaaaatcttcgAAGAGAGTGAGAAAATGACGCAGGCCAGTGCACGAGCTGTCGTGAGGAAGCTGTGCTTGGCAAAATACTTTGATGGAAAATGGTACAGGGGCTTGGCACACCCTGTTCAGTCGCCCCTGCACCTCAGTGTATTCTTTGTGGATTACGGAAACAAAAGCATACCTGAGAAAACCAACGTCGCGTTCATTCCCAGAGACGCTGCTGATTTGTTGCACACGCCCATGCAGGCCTTGAGATGTTGCCTTGCTTCTGTGCCCAAGGAGGAGCTTTACGCCGATGTCAAGGAATGGCTTGATAAAGAAATCCTCAACAAGCAAGTGAAAGCCGTCGTGCTTGGAAAGAGTGAAGATGGTTCATTTGATGTTGCGCTACATGCTGGAGATGTTAACATCAACGAGAAGGTAAACGAGTTGATACTCAGTCTTTCACCTAAACAAAAAGCAGCTGTTACTTTTAGCAAAGGGACCAGAACGAAAACACCTAGAGCTCTCCACATGGGAACCACAGAGACCACAGTCAAGTGCAAGAGACCAGCTGAAAGGAAATCTTTAAATCGTCCCACATCAAATCCCTGCAGAGGTACTCAAGTCAGGAATGCACTCCCTAAAAAGAGGgaatacacaaacactgctcATGGAGAAGCTCAGAACCAGAAACCAAAAGATAAACCACACAATGTGAACAAGACAAAGGGCTGTTCCCCTGTAAAACCATTGGGAAACACAGTGCAGTTGGATACAAACACCaagtcagaacgaccacaaaacacaaacatagcCGAAATGCATCAGCTCTCGTGTTTGCCTGACAAGAAAGTCAGTGTCGGCCTTCGGACTAAATGTTTCACCTCCCACATCGATTCAGTCGACAGGTTTTTCCTCCAGGTGTCCGAGGACGAACCTGCCATCTTGAAAATGGCTGAAGATCTGAACTTAAGTGTCTTCAGAAATTCCTTGAAGACTGCCACCTCTTTGAGAATCAACGACCTTGTTCTGGCCGTGTACGAGGAGGACGGCGCTCTGTATCGTTCCCTTGTGAAAGACCGCGAAGGGAGTGCTTGCTTCGTAGTAGAGTTCATCGACTATGGAAACTCGGCGGTCGTGGGGAAGGAGAAGATCTACCTGATGCCAAAGGAGTGTCTCTCTCAGCCGAGATTCAGCTTCTCGTGCTGCCTGTCGGACACAAGCGCCTTTGAAAACGATGCTTCATTCACTGACGCTGTAACGGAGAAGCCTCTCATGGTCGACTTTGTCTGCCAAGACGGACCTCTTTGGAAGGTCAAGGTGGAGATTCTTGATGGAGAAGCCGGTGTTAGCGAAGCACTCGAAGCAGCTGTCGACAGCGGTCCCACGAACGAAAATGAACGAGGCGAGGCGCCCGCGAGTTCAACTGAAATGGAACCGCGAGTGAGCTCCTGTGAACAGCACAACCTCAAAGTAGAAATGAGCACGAATCAAACGACTACATCTGAACGAATCACGCTGGAAACACCAGCAGTCGCACCGACCGAACTGAAGGTAAAGACCAGCAGGCGCCATAGTGGTCCCACCACAACCACAAGTAATTTGAAGAGGAATCCGAGAAAAACATCCACCTCCTCCGTCAAAGCAGAGGGAAACGGCGCCGATGCATTCGTACCTCCGACTATTCGAGctaaagacagagagactgtgTCAGTTCTGTCCGTCCAGAGTAACGGTGATTTCTACGTCCGACTCGCCAGGACTAGCTTCCTGCTCGCTGCGTTGGAAAGCTGCATAGCCGACGACGCAAACAGATGCGAGATGATGGTCGAAGACGACGTCAAACAAGGCCTCAAGTGCTTAGTTCAGGTGCACACAGGCGAGTGGCAGAGGGCTGTTGTTCATCATGTAGGCGGGGGGAAATGTGAAGTCCTCCTGGTGGATCAAGGAACCACAGAAGACATTCCAAGCGCCTCGATCCGACGGCAGTGTGCTGACCTGAACAGAATCCCGAACCTTGCGGTGCTGTGCAAGATGAACTGCCTTGGGTTCAGCGAGGGAGAGGACGCCGCCAAATTTTGGTGTGACACTCTCAAACCGATGGTGGGCAAAGAAGTCAacctggtgtttgtgtgttattcagaagctgaaaacatttgGATGGTTGAAATAGTCGTTAATGGACTTTTCCTCATTCGCCAAATGGCGTCACTACAGCGAAACAAAGAGACGATCACGTCGAACGCCGAAACTCAGAATGAGGAACCCATCTCGGACACGAGCCTCCCTCAGCAACTCGCCTTGGCGCCTATCGACATAGACAAAGTGAACCTGGGCTTCGCCGCCGCCGTGACGACTCCCTTCGAGTTCTGCGTCGTCCTCGAAGACTTGCTCCTCACCATGAACAGAGTGTCCGTCCTGTTGGACGAGCTCCCCGGGCGGACGTCTCCTCTCGCTGAAGCCCACCTGGTCCCAGGCGCCTGCTGCCTTTTTAAATCCGACTCCAAGAACAAGTGGTGCAGGACGGAGATCGTGCACGTGGACACCACTGTGGTTCTGTACCTGGTGGATTACGGACATTATGAAGGTATGCCACGCGAAGACGGCCCCAAGCTCCAGAGGCTTCCGGAGGCGCTGATCGAACTCCCCAGAGTGACGTGCCCGTGCATCCTGCGAGGGGTGAAGCCCGTCGGGGAGGACGGACAGTGGAGCGACGAGGCGGCCGTCTTCTTCCAGCGACGTCTGTACCGGAAACACCTTCAGATCTTCTTCAGAGAGCTCGTGtcgaacacacactggaaggTGGACGTACTGGCCGACGGCGTCCACGTTGCCAAGGAGCTGGTGGATGCTGGACATGCCGATTACATCGACGTCATGCTGGGACTCAG GTTCCAGGAGCAGGTTTCCTGTGAAGACCCTCGAGACCCGGACAGCGAGAGAGAGTCCGATCTTTTAACTGAGGTCGCTGAGGAAGCTGAGGGGAGGACGTCGCTCGGCACCTCCTCTGGATCTAGACGAT GTGTCGTGATGTGA